In Oscillospiraceae bacterium, a genomic segment contains:
- a CDS encoding histidine phosphatase family protein, producing MKNIITIQHTQSAQHTNGMIGSWADWDLTELGVEQAKRIGERLFEELKNERYLLYSSDLKRAKHTADIVAGYFGVEPILTPALREFNLGEAVGKSKEWARANLKCSIWPGTVDWPKNIDDIPFAEAESKRDVWNRLSGFYQQIMASPEQNFILVSHDGTLSIFFALWLGLDITMLNQCNLSGKSGGVSFLHEDINKRHIISRLNDLSYFK from the coding sequence ATGAAAAACATCATTACGATTCAACATACTCAGTCCGCCCAGCATACAAACGGTATGATCGGTTCTTGGGCAGATTGGGACTTGACCGAACTCGGCGTTGAGCAAGCCAAACGGATCGGAGAACGTCTCTTTGAAGAACTAAAAAACGAGCGATATCTCTTGTATTCCTCGGACTTAAAACGAGCGAAACACACGGCGGATATCGTCGCCGGATATTTTGGTGTCGAACCGATTCTTACCCCTGCTTTGCGGGAATTCAACCTCGGCGAGGCAGTTGGGAAATCAAAGGAGTGGGCACGTGCCAATTTAAAGTGCTCCATCTGGCCGGGAACCGTCGATTGGCCGAAAAATATCGATGATATACCATTCGCAGAAGCCGAATCCAAACGTGATGTGTGGAATCGCCTTTCGGGTTTTTACCAACAAATCATGGCAAGCCCGGAACAAAACTTCATTCTCGTTTCGCACGACGGTACTTTGAGCATATTTTTTGCCCTGTGGCTCGGTTTGGATATCACCATGCTTAATCAATGCAATCTCTCCGGCAAGTCGGGCGGTGTTTCCTTTTTACACGAAGATATAAATAAACGCCACATCATATCCCGATTAAACGATCTCTCTTATTTTAAATAA